In a genomic window of Erigeron canadensis isolate Cc75 chromosome 5, C_canadensis_v1, whole genome shotgun sequence:
- the LOC122599977 gene encoding cryptochrome-1 — translation MGSSSSDHKTIVWFRRDLRIEDNPALSAAARDGSVFAVFIWCPKEEQQFYPGRVSRWWLKQSLIQLGQSLKSLGVDLVLMNAQSTISALIECISAIGANKVVYNQLYDPVSLVRDHNVKVKLGELGVPVQTYNADLLYEPWEVYNDEGYAFTTFNAYWEKCLKMQKDPVTRLPPCRIVQATGSVEDCAIEKLGLEDESEKPSNALLGRGWSPGWVNADKALTIFIENHLCDYANNRQKVTENSTSILSPYIHFGEISVRKLFHSATMKQILWTKEGNHHGEESVACFLRSIGLREYSRYICFNFPFTHKRSLLGNLKHFPWQANQAHFKAWRQGRTGYPLVDAGMREIWATGWLHNKIRVITASFLVKCLLLPWQWGMKYFWDTLLDADLESDILGWQYISGSLPDGHELHRLDSPEVQGFKFDPEGEYVRQWLPELSRMPTEWIHHPWNAPLPVLQAAGVELGLNYPEPIIDIEIARDRLTSAILLMKEKESASKQDNCEGTNEVVVDNCDPENLPIPRVFLKRERAPCPSTSSNDQKVPSMHKDISVIPNNNERKRSMPLEEQEHDEYNLHDYKSESELSKTDDDLCSTAVSSSASKKQATGTSTFCSPFLIK, via the exons ATGGGAAGTAGTAGCAGTGATCACAAGACTATTGTTTGGTTTAGAAGGGATTTAAGGATAGAAGATAATCCTGCACTTTCTGCAGCAGCAAGAGATGGTTCTGTTTTTGCAGTGTTTATCTGGTGTCCAAAAGAAGAACAACAGTTTTATCCGGGTCGGGTTTCGAGATGGTGGTTAAAGCAATCTTTGATCCAACTAGGACAGTCTTTAAAGTCACTTGGTGTTGATCTTGTTTTGATGAATGCTCAGAGTACTATTTCAGCTCTTATTGAATGTATTTCTGCTATTGGTGCAAATAAAGTAGTGTATAATCAACTCTATG aTCCTGTTTCACTTGTTCGAGATCACAACGTAAAAGTAAAGCTTGGGGAGCTTGGTGTTCCTGTTCAAACCTACAATGCTGACTTGTTGTATGAACCATGGGAAGTATACAATGACGAAGGCTATGCTTTTACAACCTTTAATGCATATTGGGAAAAATGCTTGAAAATGCAGAAGGACCCTGTTACACGTCTTCCTCCATGTCGAATAGTGCAAGCCACAG GATCCGTGGAGGATTGTGCAATCGAGAAACTTGGTCTTGAAGATGAATCAGAGAAACCAAGTAATGCATTACTAGGACGAGGGTGGTCACCAGGTTGGGTAAATGCTGACAAAGCTCTTACCATATTCATAGAAAACCATCTTTGTGATTATGCAAACAATAGACAAAAAGTGACCGAAAATTCAACATCAATTCTATCTCCATATATTCATTTTGGTGAAATCAGTGTTCGGAAACTTTTCCATAGCGCAACAATGAAGCAGATTTTATGGACAAAAGAAGGAAACCATCATGGAGAAGAAAGTGTAGCTTGTTTTCTCAGATCTATCGGGCTTAGAGAATATTCAcgttatatttgttttaatttcccATTCACTCACAAAAGATCACTTCTAGGCAATTTAAAGCATTTTCCTTGGCAAGCTAACCAGGCACATTTTAAGGCTTGGAGACAGGGTAGAACTGGTTACCCATTGGTTGATGCAGGAATGAGAGAGATTTGGGCAACGGGGTGGCTTCACAATAAGATCAGAGTTATTACAGCGAGTTTTTTAGTCAAATGTTTGTTGTTGCCATGGCAATGGGGTATGAAGTATTTTTGGGATACGCTCTTGGACGCTGATCTTGAAAGTGATATTCTTGGTTGGCAGTATATATCAGGGAGCTTACCAGATGGGCATGAACTTCATCGTCTCGATAGCCCTGAG GTACAGGGGTTCAAGTTTGACCCAGAGGGTGAATATGTTCGGCAGTGGTTACCTGAGCTATCAAGAATGCCTACAGAATGGATCCACCATCCATGGAATGCACCTCTTCCAGTGCTCCAAGCCGCAGGAGTTGAGTTGGGTTTAAACTATCCAGAACCTATAATCGATATTGAAATTGCAAGAGACCGTTTGACAAGTGCCATACTActtatgaaagaaaaagaatctGCTTCAAAGCAAGACAACTGTGAAGGAACAAATGAAGTCGTGGTTGATAATTGCGATCCTGAAAACTTGCCCATTCCTAGAGTATTTCTCAAAAGAGAAAGGGCACCATGTCCTTCAACATCCTCTAATGATCAAAAGGTCCCTTCAATGCATAAGGACATTTCAGTCATACCAAATAATAATGAGAGAAAAAGATCCATGCCTTTAGAGGAGCAAGAACACGATGAATATAACTTGCATGATTACAAGAGTGAAAGTGAGTTATCGAAAACAGATGATGATTTGTGTTCAACTGCCGTTTCTTCTTCTGCTAGTAAGAAACAAGCCACAGGAACAAGTACTTTCTGTTCACCGTTTCTGATAAAGTAA
- the LOC122599978 gene encoding low affinity inorganic phosphate transporter 1-like encodes MANDNLKVLNALDVAKTQWYHFTAIVIAGMGFFTDAYDLFCISLVTKLLGRIYYHDFGDDKPGSLPPGVSAAVNGVALVGTLVGQLFFGWLGDKMGRKKVYGMTLMIMVICSIASGLSFSDEPTAVIVTLCFFRFWLGFGIGGDYPLSATIMSEYANKKTRGGFIAAVFAMQGFGILTGGMVACIVSAAFKSKYPAPAYEENPLGSTVPQADYVWRIILMFGSIPALMTYYWRMKMPETARYTALVAKNAKQAAADMSKVLQVEVEAEPEKMVERRKNNDFGLFSKQFLKRHGLHLLGTTSTWFLLDIAFYSQNLFQKDIFSAVGWIPPAKTMNAIQEVFKISRAQTLIALCSTVPGYWFTVFFIDRIGRFAIQLMGFFFMTVFMFALAIPYHHWTQKDNRIGFVVMYALTFFFANFGPNATTFVVPAEIFPARLRSTCHGISAASGKAGAIVGAFGFLYAAQSQDKTKTDKGYPPGIGVKNSLILLGVVNCLGMLFTFLVPESNGKSLEEMSRENEGDDEEVVEMESVRAPENRTVAV; translated from the coding sequence ATGGCAAATGATAATTTGAAAGTGTTAAATGCACTTGATGTAGCCAAAACACAATGGTATCATTTCACAGCAATTGTAATTGCTGGAATGGGCTTCTTCACTGACGCCTATGATCTCTTTTGCATCTCTTTAGTCACCAAACTACTCGGCCGAATTTACTACCACGACTTCGGCGACGACAAGCCAGGGTCGCTCCCGCCAGGGGTATCAGCCGCGGTGAACGGTGTAGCTTTGGTCGGGACCCTCGTGGGCCAACTCTTTTTCGGGTGGCTAGGTGACAAAATGGGCAGAAAAAAAGTTTACGGAATGACCCTTATGATTATGGTCATTTGTTCAATTGCATCCGGGCTTTCGTTTAGTGACGAGCCCACTGCGGTTATCGTTACACTTTGTTTCTTTCGGTTTTGGCTTGGTTTCGGTATTGGGGGTGATTACCCTTTGTCAGCAACCATTATGTCCGAATACGCAAATAAGAAAACCCGAGGGGGTTTTATTGCCGCGGTTTTCGCAATGCAAGGTTTCGGGATTTTGACTGGTGGGATGGTGGCTTGTATTGTATCCGCGGCTTTCAAGTCAAAGTACCCTGCTCCGGCTTATGAGGAAAACCCGTTGGGGTCGACCGTGCCACAAGCTGATTACGTTTGGCGTattattttgatgtttgggtCGATTCCGGCTTTGATGACTTATTATTGGCGGATGAAAATGCCCGAAACAGCCCGTTACACGGCTTTAGTGGCGAAAAATGCAAAACAAGCGGCTGCGGACATGTCAAAAGTGTTACAAGTCGAAGTCGAGGCAGAGCCAGAAAAAATGGTAGAAAGACGAAAGAACAACGATTTTGGGCTTTTCTCGAAGCAGTTTCTAAAACGTCATGGGCTTCATTTGCTTGGAACAACTAGCACTTGGTTCTTGCTCGATATCGCGTTTTACAGCCAAAACTTATTCCAAAAGGACATTTTTAGCGCGGTTGGGTGGATCCCGCCTGCGAAAACAATGAACGCGATACAAGAGGTATTTAAGATCTCGAGAGCTCAAACTCTTATCGCGCTTTGCAGTACTGTTCCTGGATACTGGTTTACAGTGTTTTTCATAGATCGAATTGGGAGGTTCGCGATCCAACTGATGGGCTTTTTCTTCATGACGGTTTTCATGTTCGCTCTTGCCATTCCTTATCATCATTGGACACAAAAGGATAACAGAATCGGGTTTGTTGTCATGTACGCTTTGACGTTTTTCTTTGCCAACTTTGGGCCTAATGCCACTACATTTGTCGTCCCGGCAGAGATATTTCCCGCGAGGCTTCGGTCAACATGTCACGGGATATCGGCTGCTTCAGGTAAGGCCGGGGCGATAGTTGGTGCATTCGGGTTCTTATATGCAGCTCAAAGCcaagacaaaacaaaaaccgATAAAGGGTATCCCCCGGGTATCGGTGTCAAAAACTCACTTATATTGCTAGGGGTGGTGAATTGCCTAGGGATGTTGTTTACATTCTTGGTGCCCGAATCAAATGGCAAGTCGTTAGAGGAAATGTCGAGAGAAAATGAAGGCGACGATGAAGAAGTAGTCGAGATGGAGTCGGTTAGGGCTCCTGAAAATCGAACAGTCGCAGTGTAA
- the LOC122600259 gene encoding chromatin modification-related protein MEAF6-like has protein sequence MESQGQKTSNNPKAMLSSLMIKRQKLQEELRTIEKQVYELETSYLQESSNFGNVWKGYEGFLSSSKNATNLKRSRKFQHEDRLFSLSSVTSPAAEELAAGREEGRSDVGPGRPRGGGLSINGQGKPKRGRTGPRDGRKIRLSNDMDLDDEDDHDMGGMR, from the exons ATGGAATCTCAAG gGCAGAAAACATCAAACAATCCAAAGGCAATGCTTTCATCTCTTATGATTAAGAGACAAAAGCTTCAAGAAGAACTTCGTACTATTGAAAAACAG GTGTATGAGTTAGAAACCAGCTACTTACAAGAATCAAGCAATTTTGGTAATGTGTGGAAAGGATACGAaggctttctttcttcatcaaaGAACGCCACCAA CCTGAAAAGGTCGAGAAAATTTCAGCATGAAGATAGACTCTTTTCCCTATCCTCAGTTACCTCACCAGCG GCTGAAGAGCTTGCAGCTGGACGCGAAG AGGGAAGATCAGATGTAGGCCCTGGACGACCTAGAGGTGGAGGCCTGAGTATTAATGGACA GGGAAAACCAAAGAGAGGTAGAACTGGACCAAGAGATGGACGAAAAATCAGGCTGTCGAATGACATGGATCTTGATGACGAAGATGATCACGATATGGGTGGCATGAGATAG
- the LOC122600636 gene encoding transcription factor MYB14-like, with protein MGRAPCCEKMGLKKGPWSDDEDQILISYIQQHGHPNWRALPKHAGLLRCGKSCRLRWINYLRPDIKRGNFSKEEEDTIIELHKKLGNRWSVIASKLPGRTDNEIKNVWHTHLKKRLESHQTTTKKRRTKSKCASSKAIPLKGQVLSQNLIPQEVESEELDVSNQPSSSESSSITETTTSSYGITKHEDNSNDNEAFLDDSFWIETLSCEGDDIVESSSLTNVSTVEVVPTSPLTMIKNKDICNPNLGYDMDNVDLWYDIFTRIENLSDLPEF; from the exons ATGGGGAGAGCACCATGTTGTGAAAAGATGGGATTGAAGAAAGGCCCGTGGAGTGATGATGAAGATCAAATCTTGATTTCATACATTCAACAACATGGCCATCCTAATTGGCGTGCTCTTCCTAAACATGCCG GTCTATTAAGATGTGGGAAGAGTTGCAGACTTCGTTGGATCAACTATTTACGACCAGATATTAAAAGGGGAAACTTTagcaaagaagaagaagacaccATCATTGAACTTCATAAAAAGCTTGGAAATAG atGGTCAGTAATTGCATCAAAATTACCTGGCCGAACGGACAACGAAATAAAGAATGTTTGGCACACCCATTTGAAGAAAAGGCTTGAAAGTCATCAAACCACTACAAAGAAACGTCGCACCAAATCTAAATGTGCTTCATCAAAGGCTATACCTCTTAAAGGACAGGTTCTTTCTCAAAATCTCATTCCACAAGAGGTTGAATCCGAGGAACTAGACGTCTCTAATCAACCATCCTCTAGTGAGTCTTCATCGATAACAGAAACGACAACTAGCTCATACGGTATAACAAAGCATGAAGACAATAGTAATGACAATGAGGCGTTTCTTGATGATAGTTTTTGGATAGAAACGTTATCTTGTGAAGGAGACGACATCGTTGAATCTAGTTCACTAACGAACGTATCAACCGTTGAGGTGGTTCCAACTAGTCCGCTAACAATGATCAAGAACAAAGACATATGCAATCCAAATTTGGGCTATGACATGGATAACGTGGACTTATGGTACGACATTTTCACACGAATTGAGAATTTGTCCGACTTACCTGAATTTTAG